The Nostoc sp. NIES-3756 DNA window GATGGCAAGCCTACCACCAGATTTACTCGCACAGGGTGTAATTGCTGCATCTGCGGGAAATCATGCCCAAGGTGTGGCGCTAGGTGCGAAACAGTTAGGTACTAGGGCTATTATTGTCATGCCTGTAACTACTCCCCAAGTAAAGGTAGATGCCGTTAAAGCCAGAGGTGGAGAGGTAGTCTTACATGGGGATACCTATGATGATGCCTATGCCTATGCGCGGCAATTAGAGGCGGAGAAAGGTTTGACATTTATTCACCCCTTTGATGATCCTTATGTGATTGCTGGGCAGGGAACTATTGGTATGGAAATTCTCCGCCAATATCAGCAACCCATCCACGCCATTTTTGTCGCTATTGGTGGCGGAGGGTTGATTGCGGGAATTGCCGCTTATGTGAAACGCTTACGCCCAGAGATTAAAATTATTGGGGTTGAGCCAGTTGATGCTGATGCTATGCACCAATCATTAAAAGCTGGGCATCGGGTACGGTTATCACAGGTGGGTTTATTTGCCGATGGCGTAGCAGTGCGAGAAGTAGGGGAAGAAACCTTCCGTCTGTGTCAAGAGTATGTAGACGAAATTATTTTAGTCGATACAGATGATACCTGTGCAGCGATTAAGGATGTGTTTGAAGATACCCGTTCTATTTTAGAACCGGCTGGGGCATTGGCGATCGCCGGTGCTAAAGCCTATGTAGAACGGGAGCAAATTGAGGGACAAACCTTAATTGCTGTAGCCTGCGGTGCAAATATGAATTTTGACCGTCTGCGCTTTGTCGCGGAACGAGCAGAATTTGGGGAACAGAGAGAAGCCATCTTTGCAGTGACAATTCCTGAACAACCAGGAAGCTTGCGGAAGTTTTGCGACTGTATTGGTAGACGCAACTTAACAGAGTTTAACTATCGCATCGCTGATGAAAAAATTGCCCATATTTTTGTCGGGATGCAGATTCAAAACCGTGCCGATAGAGCCAAAATGGTACAGTCTTTTGAAGACTGCGGTTTTGAAACCCTAGATTTAACCGATGATGAACTTACCAAGCTGCATTTACGGCACATGGTAGGTGGACACTCTCCCCTAGCCCATAACGAGTTACTTTATCGGTTCGAGTTTCCCGAACGTCCCGGTGCATTGATGAAATTCGTCGCCTCCATGAGTCCCAACTGGAATATTAGTATGTTCCACTACCGCAACAACGGTTCAGACTACGGACGCATCGTTGTGGGAATGCAGGTTCCACCCCAAGAGATGGAGGAATGGCAAGCATTTCTCGACACCCTTGGCTACCGTTACTGGGATGAAACTCAGAATCCAGCGTATCAGTTGTTTTTGGGTTAGAGATGGAAACAAACTATCAGATTGTCGAAATTGATGCTGTTGAAGCTACATCTCGTTTACCAGAATTAAGTGAGATTTTAGTTGATGCTGTTACAAGTGGGGCATCAGTTAGCTTTATGATGCCTTTTACTGTGACAGAAGCGATCGCATATTGGCAAAGTATTCTGCCTGCGGTTGCCCAAGGACGTACAATTCTCTTAGTGGCACTTGTTGAAGGTCGAGCATTTGGTACTGTTCAACTGAGTCTGACTACACCACCAAATCAGTCACATCGAGCTGATGTTGCCAAACTACTTGTACATCGCCAAGTTAGGCGACAGAGAATTGCACGAAAGCTGATGCAACGCATAGAAGAAGTTGCTATTAGCCAAGGTCGAACTTTACTGACACTTGATACGATGACAAATAGTATCGCAGAGGAACTTTATCTTTCCCTTGGGTATGTTTTAGTGGGTAAAATTCCCAACTATGCCTATTTTCCAGATGGTTTACTAGGTGATACATCGATTTTATATAAGCATCTCGTGGCTGAAAGCTAAAAAACTGCTGACAAACCTATCAAAATTCCATAAAAGACAAATCTTCGGCAATAATCAAGTTAATTTGATAATCATCTAACTCTCGTAGATGAGTGACGATACGG harbors:
- a CDS encoding GNAT family N-acetyltransferase translates to METNYQIVEIDAVEATSRLPELSEILVDAVTSGASVSFMMPFTVTEAIAYWQSILPAVAQGRTILLVALVEGRAFGTVQLSLTTPPNQSHRADVAKLLVHRQVRRQRIARKLMQRIEEVAISQGRTLLTLDTMTNSIAEELYLSLGYVLVGKIPNYAYFPDGLLGDTSILYKHLVAES
- the ilvA gene encoding threonine ammonia-lyase, biosynthetic, whose product is MLCDYLVQILTARVYDVAQESPLEYAPNLSHRLNNKLLLKREDMQSVFSFKLRGAYNKMASLPPDLLAQGVIAASAGNHAQGVALGAKQLGTRAIIVMPVTTPQVKVDAVKARGGEVVLHGDTYDDAYAYARQLEAEKGLTFIHPFDDPYVIAGQGTIGMEILRQYQQPIHAIFVAIGGGGLIAGIAAYVKRLRPEIKIIGVEPVDADAMHQSLKAGHRVRLSQVGLFADGVAVREVGEETFRLCQEYVDEIILVDTDDTCAAIKDVFEDTRSILEPAGALAIAGAKAYVEREQIEGQTLIAVACGANMNFDRLRFVAERAEFGEQREAIFAVTIPEQPGSLRKFCDCIGRRNLTEFNYRIADEKIAHIFVGMQIQNRADRAKMVQSFEDCGFETLDLTDDELTKLHLRHMVGGHSPLAHNELLYRFEFPERPGALMKFVASMSPNWNISMFHYRNNGSDYGRIVVGMQVPPQEMEEWQAFLDTLGYRYWDETQNPAYQLFLG